GAATTCGGATCAGTTTCAGGTAGGtttgacgatcgatcggcagtTCCTCCAGCTGCCCCTGCTTATTACACGCCGAGCAACTGCGTTGGTCGTACTGATATTAAATGACCTAACAATTTAGAAGAAGGACAAGTTAACATAATAAACTGTACACTTTCGACATAATTCGACGGTTAGTGCTACTTACATTCGGATGAGTCGGACAAGTACGAGCGAGACGACCGAAATGGAACGCACCGCACCATTTGCAGTGGATTGTGGTGCTTTTGCGTTGGCAGATACACTCCGCCAGCCGTCGTGCCTCTGCTTCGGCATCGTCCTTCGTGTGAACAGGTGATTTACTGTTAACCACTGCCGGAGGAACCATGTTGGTGGCGttccttttcgctttttcgccAAACTTTTTATTAACGCTCATCATTACGAATTTGCTTGTCAATTGATAAACACAACCTGCTTGGAGCCAAAAGGATCGCAACTACGTTTCCGTTCGTTTGAAATAAGCGTTCCCAACGAAAGTGACAGTTAGCGAGAAAGGCTTTCTTCATCGAGTGCTATCGATTAGTCGACTTATCGACGTTATCGTTTCCCGTAAGGTCTAAAATTTAAGTAACTGGAAGTTTATTTTCTCTACTTTGTAATACAATTCACGATAGAGCTGTTCGCCGGGAGTTTctagtttaattaaatcttttACTTCTATTTATACGTTTTCTCCATGCTACCGTCGCGTTTAGTCTACATCCAACCTTTGCCGGACgttgcgttgaaattttctctttttcacaAACGCATCACTCACTGTGGCTGTTACTTCGGCAGGTACGTGATCAACGACCTTCTCTTTGAACTTTGGCTGTGGAGCTTCCGGTGCCACGCTCGGGACGTAAAGCGGCGCTGGCACAACGGGTAGCTGTAAATCGACCGGTTTTACATCCCTGTGAAAAGATCACCAATTTTACTTCCGTTTATTACCCAAGCGGAATGACAACATTCAATCAGCGACTCACCTAGGCTCCACCTTTTCCCACGTTCCGTAAGGATTCCGGGCACGGTCCAATTTGGCGTCAGCTTCCGCTTCCCGCTTGCGGTCGGCCATCTTTTCAAAGTCTTCCTTCGCCTTCCGGTTTTGCCTGAATATTTGTGCCATGTTTTCGCGCCGCAACCGGGCCGCTATTTCATCCGCATTCTCGAGCTCGTACTTGGCTTCCGATTCGGCCGTTTCCTTCTGCTTTTGCCACGCCATCTTCGACAGCTTCTCGTACTCGGCCTTTTTCATGAAACCCTCCGGTGGACATTCCCACACCGATTCACCCGATTTCACGTTCCAGTAGTAAGTGTAACCTTCATCCGTTGCGGCTTCAACCCACATCGAACGATTTTCGTCTGCTTTGGCGACATCTTCAGAGTGCTTACGTTTAGCGGCCGCTTTCTCTCTGTACGATTTCGTATCCTCGTCACTGTCGCCGCCAGCCAGGTAGAACGGATCCGCTTCCCTGCCCCTCTTGGGCGGTGCCTTCGGTCGCGATCCGGTAGGTTCAGCGCTTTCCGCAACCGGCCCCGCGCTTCCGACCGCTTGTGCGGCCGCTTCCTTGGCTTCCTCCTGTTGCTGTTTCTCGTACAGTTCCCGCGAGCTAATGTCGGCACAAGCACTGATATCCTGCATGTACGCCTTCATTGCAGCATCGTTCATTTTTTTCAGGTCCGCATCGATCTTGTTCTGCTCCTGCTGCGCTTTGTAGCTGTTGCGGCTAATCTCGGTGATGCGCTTCTGAACGCTGAGCTGAtgccgttttccattttcgtgGAATTGGACACTCTGCAAGGAGGCAACACCAGTGATTAGCAACTGTTTGTAattgttgttatttgtttCATACCGCTTTGTTATCCGCTATCCAACATTTGCAAAAGTCACAAAACTTCCTATCGTTTGATTTCCAATAGTCCGCCCTGAAACAGCAccgtttttaaattaaatgaaacgaCTACGATTTTACAATATTTACATTTCCAAGAAAGCTGCTCGTCAATTTTCGTTTGCTCGCTTGTAGAGCACTATTGTTCGAACTTCTTTCACAAATTAACGCTATTTAAGTTCACTGTTCTATCATTTATCACAAATCTTCGAAATCGACAGagattgtttatgtttattgatttGACAGTTCTGTACTAAATCAAGGTTTGACAGATTTGTACTAAATGAAGGTTTGTATACCCTCGTGGAAacgttcgaaacgaaaaacgtgGAAAGTGTTCAAAACACAACAGTTGAAACAAACAGTTGAAGGTAAACGGTAAATGCAATCCATGCGCTATTTTATAGTTTGGACTTCTCAACAACAATTATAATGATTTTTGTACAGTCGCGCCTTTCATTCGCGTAActtaatacggctctgtccgGTAAGGGAAGCATTAAATCATCATACGATAATGTGCCAAGAAGTTGACTGAATATTTGTCCATTGCAAGGTAAATTGTTAAGATAAGTTTGGCAAATATTACAATCGTAAATAGTTGACTTCGCAAGCAAGAAGCCTGATAATACACTTACCAATGAACACAGGCTGGTTAATTCGACACAATGGGAAGTGGAAAGGTTTTCCGTGTGATGAGAAGATTCTGTTTATGCGAGTAAAACGCTGTTTGTGAAAATTTAAACTGGAGTATGTTCAATTGCGCAGCATTCGTCCTATTCGTTATGCTAAAGAAATTCCTACATATTCAAGTCTATGAaaaatgccgtttattaaTGAACTTGAACTTAAGCCttgcaaaaaaaactatgTCAACGACAAACCACAAAGCGTTACTTCCGTTATGAAagattattgttttttataaTACATTCTCACAAATGTATCTCTGCCTCAAATCACATCGTATGTCATTCCAACGAACTCCTTCCCCGCGCGCAATTTCCAGGCAATCTTCGATCCCGGCGGAATTATCCGGCTGACCTACGTCGAAATCAAAGTAGCCGTTTCCGTAGCCCACTAGTTGGTTGGTGGAAATCCACACGAAAATTCCCTTGTTACCCAGATCAACCCCGCCGACCCACCAGGGTCCTTTGGAGTTGCTCGAAGCTTGTACGGCCTCCGCAATCAAACGGCTGTCGTCCTGACTGGTGATCGTCGCCAATCTGAGGCCAACGCTTTGGCACAGTCTCCAGGCCTCGAAAAACGTAACGCCACGGTTGTTGTACACGTAGTACCGCTTAGAGGTGCCATTCTGAGGATCGCATCCACCTCGCGTCGTAACCGGATCTGTAAAAGAAATTGGATGTCCGATTGGTAAGTTCCATTTTCAGGAACGTTGGATAGAACCATACACTGTTCGTCAATGGAGGTTGGACTAGCATTTACACAAAGCGCCACGgtgcacaacaacaaaactgcACTCTTTGCGTACCCAAGCATGTTGATCGTTTCAAGTCTTTTTGCAAACTGACCGCGGTACCAGTGTTTCTGTTATTAATAGCGGACTCCACTTGAATAACTTTTCTAGAAACGGGTTGTCGGTTTAGTTGTAGTCCACTTTACTGCCCACTGCCCATGTCTTGTCGAATTAAATGGTACTTGCAGTGATAGGAGGAAGATATAAATCAAAGCCTTTTCGAGATAAACGTAGCATCACAGCGTCACGAGCAACGTGAATCAATATTTAACCGTTTTGTTAGAGAAAATATTTACGTCCCATGCACGTTTCACTCAGGACCAAGTATAGGTAGCatttgttgcataatttagtAATTAAACGCGAAACACGGGATCAATCTGAAGTGACAAAGCCAAACTATTACTCATTCCAAAGGTTCTGTGTTCTTGCTctgaaaacaaatttatttcattaaaagaTGAACAATAGCAAacatttttctgtttctggccGCATTTTGAAACATGAGTACTATTGGTGCGAATTACGGTCTACGAAGGATCATAAGATTACAGTTCGCCTTGAGCTGGAAACCCCATTTTGGAATACATACTGCTTACTCGTGGGCAAAATTCTACGATCTGCGACCAAACTGAGAAGGATAGTTGTGTGACGAAATGTTTGCGATGATCAGCAATTTCTGTAGCTTTCTTATTTCTTCCGCCACTCCTTATCGCCAAGATCAGTGAGTGGTGCAGTAGTGATCGTTCTGCCCACAGGCGCACGGATCTAGGTTTGGAAGGTTCTTTCGTGTGGATTAGCACAAATCTTCCGATTGGATTTGAGACCGGCTATTTCGACTTCATTCCCGGACAGCCCGATTACTTTAAGGGTGTTGAAAATTGTGTTGAGATAGGCCGATTCGGCAGAGTCCAGTGGAATGATGTGCCGTGCGACATAAAACTACGGTTTATTTGTGAGGATGCTGATTAAAGTGCCTGACTTTTGTTGAAATTGTATTACGCTTGGTGTTTGGTTGAGTCTTTTCTAGCTACAAGAAAGCTTCTCAGTCAAACAGCATGGCATCATTTGTATGGCATTATGCTTTATTGTATGCTTATCCTACGTGCTCACAAATGTACCTCTGGTTCCAATCGCACGGTACATCGTTCCAGCCAACACCACCCCAGCGTCCGATTTCTAGGCAATTTTCGCGTCCTCCAGCATTATCCGGCTGCCCTGCCGAGTAATCGAAGTATCCGGTTCCGTAGCCGACCGGCTGGTTGGTGGAAATCCACACAAACATTCCTTCGTTGCCAAGATCAGTGCCTCCGACCCACCAGGGTCCTTTGGAATTGCTCGACGCTTTAATGGCCTCCGCAATCAAACGGCTGTCTTCCGCGTTGGTGATCGTTGCTAATCGATGGCCAACGCCTTGGCAGAGTCTCCAGGCCTCCAGAAACGTCACGTTGCGACCGTTCTGCACGATGTACCGCTTGGGTAGTTCACTCTGAGGACCGCATACTCGAGTGCCAGGATCTAAACCACAGGGAAGaaggaaaccaaaaaataatattcacaCTCGCGTTTTTTTTAGAGAATATCGAATACGCCGTACACTGATCGTCGTAGTCAACGACAATTGGGCTGGCGTAAGCACAGCCCCCAATGAGGCACAAGTACAAAAACGCGCTCTTTGCGATCACAAGCATGTTGATTTTCAAAACGTCAATACCCTACTGAACTGCTCATTCTACAGGCTATCGGTACTGCCCATCTTAGCGCAGCATCGTTTTTCGTGCTCTCTCTCCCACTGAAACGGTCTTTGAGCCACTTGGCTCGAAACAGGTTATCTGCTCAATTGCACTTCAGCTCTCGCGGTGGTTCCCCTGTCAGTTCCGAAATACCCCAACACAACGGACCAACACTTGCAAAgtaaaccaacaacaaacggggATGATCGGTGAACGTACCACGGCGCATCAGCTTCCGTCGGAGCCACACCATGTACTTGGCCACATCGACGAACACGGTGTAGTCGGAGGTGCTGCAGAAGTTCTCGTCTTGCGCGCCCGAGGCGGAAAAGGCAACGATCCCCAGCAACGTCCAGCTGCCGGAAGCACCCCGCACGAAGAGTCCTCCGCCGCTGTCCCCGTTGCAAGGGCTGGTCCCGTTGCGCCAGCCCGCGCAGAACATGTTGTCGTTTAGGATGCCGCCAAAGGCGGCGGCATTACTCTCCCGACACTGCCGGTGACTCACGATCGGTGCCGTGGCGGCTCGCAGCACATTGGCCACACGTTTGCCCTCCGTGTAGCCCCAGCCTACCACCGTTCCGATGACGGAGACTGCGAGCTGCGGGCCCCGCGAGGGTAGGCAAGCGGGCTGCACGTAATCGTCGAAACGCACCGTGTCCTTCGTCACGAGCAGGGCGATATCGTCTTGGATGTCGTTCAAGCTGAACGTTTCGTGCGGGATCACCTGCGCGAGAGCCCTCCTCCAGCGTATATTTGCCCAACTTGGCCAGCAGCTCTTCCGGCTTCCGTGCCTTACTCTGACCGGGCATGGTCACGCAGTGGGCCGAGGTGACGATCACTTTCGCGGTTATCAGCGTGCCTCCACAGACGTAGATCGGTTTCGGACGTAGCTGGAAGATGGCCGTGTGCCACGGATAGTCGCCGACCTGTGTTTCGTAGCCATTGGTCAGCAGGTGCCGCGTTTTAATTTGCCGGACGCCACACTGCGCCGAAGAACCATCACCGAAGAGCGCAAACAGACCGAGCAAGAGCAACATGCACACGAATTGCTGGTTCAAATGAGACTAATGTTGGCGCACGCGGTCAAACATCATCATACAGGGTGCGCCATCTGGAGTGccgtttttcatttggttataaaataaaaacggctgaataGTTTCCaatgcttaaacatttatttgaatgcTCGATTCACCAAAtatatgtataaaatacaattttgctTGCAGAagattgggaaatattaaaaaaatatttcaaaagtGGTAGGTCTCAAACGGAACtatatttgaaaagcacatttcgttgaagctcatttccacctctgtggttcggaaaacccacacatcgtgcaagagaagccaatgcaaccacaacgagtgactgtttggtgcaggATTTGGCTGATTgggttcttcggcgaaatttaaatacaaacgaacaaatgagcaactattgacaacctcaacacccaaattcaagttgctattgctaaaataggaccagatacaataaaaaaatgtactcaaaaatagatCGGTGGATATTTtaccgaaattgtttttcataaataaaattgaacaatcaacctttcaaagaaatgttcaagcatcgaaaaatattcatccggttttatttcaaaaccaaatgaaaaacggTACTTTAGACGGCGCACCCTATACATCATTGTCCTCGCGACGTACCTTGAGGGAAAAGCGCCTGGAAGTAGGCAATCACGGTGCGTTTGATTTCATCGACGGCAAGCGATCGACgtgcaaaagaaaggaagaacacagtttaaataaatgttcttGTTCCTTCGTGTCCTTCAATCATAACTATGATCATACGTCTTTCAATAATAATGTGATTTCTTTATAATTTAAGTCGCGCACTCATCCGCCATGCTCACAAATGTATCGGTGCTTCGCATCACACGCTGCATCATTCCACGTTCCACCGTCATGCCCAATTTCCAGACAGTGCTCGTTTCCGCCAGCATTATCCGGTTGATTGGGTGCGTAATCTGAGTATCCCGTTCGGAAGCCCACCGGCTGGTTGGTGGAAATCCAGACAAACACTCCTTCATTGCCGAGATCGGTGCCTGCGATCCACCAGGGTCCTTTGGAGTTGCTCGAAGCTTGAATGGCTGCCTCCACCGAACGGGTGTCGTTCTGGTTGGTGATTGTCGCTAATCGATGGCCAACGCTCTGACAGAGTCTCCAGGCCTCGAAAAACGTTACGCCACGGCTGTTGAAAACGTAATACCGTTTCGAGACTTCTTCGCTGGTTGGTGCTCCGACATCttacgataaaaatatgcaaattctTCAGTTCTTTTGCTGCATGATATCAAACTGTTTATAATTACCGGTCCGTTCATGGGCTGCATTGGACCGACTGGGTGGACTAGAAACGCAGTGGTGTGCGGCGAAGAGAAATACTAAAACTACGTACCTCATGATCCTCTGCTCCTGTGTCGATGTTCCAAACAAATCTTTTACACTAAGCTACTCGATAGCAGTTCGTGTATCTCTTATATATGGGAAGTGTCCGCTAGTTTCTGAAATTGCACTTAAACTCTAGTTCAAGTGCAGAGGCACGAGCAGGGGGTCATAAAATTCTACACCAGGAAGTACACTCCCGTTTCTAGTTGCACCTTCACCTCTTAGAACGTGTGAGGTGCGAAACGCGATGGTCCTATAAATGGTAAACAAGTTTGAGTTATGCAAAGATCTGTTTGTTAGTAAACTTGGCAATGGGATTAACGAACGAATGAAAGCTGTCCTTTAAAATGCGCAATGTTTTCTATGAGGAAACTACCGGAAGTCGAAACCCGGGTTGTGTAAACAAATGGCTCTAGTTTTCCTCCTCATTAtgctttttggcaacattatcTTCTTTTGGCATCaatgatgattgatttcaataaatgatttcatgtcgagaaaaataaatttagtttgccACTTATTTTTGGAGAGTACCTTTTTTGCCTAAAAGGGATGTTTTGCGGTGGTCGTTGATTTTCTACTAACAGCTGAAAAAAATactacagaatcgcatcaaaggcttgcttttggaagatcgtagtgctttgagtggtttaaacaatttaaatatgGCGATTTagacttaacaaacaaagagtGCCAGAAGACTCTACAAAGTTCGAGGACGCTGAAGTCGCggatcagctaaatgtgtcTCAACACGCCATATCCCTATGTTTCTACATTTGGAAGACATCCAGAAgtttggaaaaagaaaccctcTTACCAGCGTTCAGGAAATCAGCGTTTTATATCATACTTCAGAAGCTTACaataatttgtttaataatacaatacaataaaacatgactaacgaaaacaaattcttcAAAGCTCGACTGCTGACCTTTAGCTATGTTGCAGTCCAGCCTTTCGCTATTCAGGACCAACCGTGATTTACTCCTCATTTGCTCGAGCCACCAGATCACTACCACACGGTCGGCATAGGTCGCGAAGATGATTTCTTGCCAAAACCCCAAAAGCTCATCACCCCGAAAAGCTTTCCCGTCGCCACTTCCAAATGCCGCCAGTTCCGCCCCGCGTATTTTATCGCACCAAatggacacacacagagacagaagggttcgatcggtgttttcgctttcgacgGTGAGTGCCTGAGTTCCACTCCGTGTGGCACTCACGCGAAGGGGAAAACCGTGGGGGGCGGCCGCGTTCACTCGGGCGGCCAACCAAATTCATTCCCGGCGTTCGCCGCCGCAGAGTTTCGCGCGCGGATCATCGTGCGGCGGCCTCAGttgggttttccgtttcgttacGCGCGCACAGCTCGCCCGGTGgtcacgccacgccagacCGTGTCACGATCCGATCGCACTCGCCCGCGGAAAGTGTGAAGGAGCCCAgcattgttttgtgtgtgttttttttttttttggagggGTCGAACGGCGCTTTTCGGAGCGGCACGAGGCGCCCATTTCGCCGGTGGCTTGAACAACGCGTCCCCTAGTGTGCCCAAGTGTTTAGCGTACGTAATTCACGGTGTTTGGTTGATTGTAACATCAACAGTACATCGTGTCGATAGCTTTGGGTCTGATCTAACGTTTCAGGAAGGATCTCAGCAAGCGTCCGGTGTCCTTGCCGGGGTGCCGCCGAGGCAAGCTTTCTGCTCGACTCGCGTCTGACACTTTGGTGGCACGCGTACGTTTGAAACGGGTCTAAATTCGAGCTCCTGGTCCCCGTGAGCGAGAGCGCCCAAGCGAGTGAGCGTAAGGCTGTGTTGGGCTGCCTGCTATCGGCTCCGGAGCTGGCACGGATACAGGCGGCCAACTATTCGAGTGTCGCCCGTCGCAAAACGTGGGACGAACCGAAGGActccccacagcagcagcagcctgccAATCCTCCGAGCTccagagccagccagccggaccCGAGGCGCGGATGATGGGGGTCCGTTCTTCGATCACGGCTGCGGGCCCATCCTCCGTGGCAGCTGCCTCCGGTGCCCGGCCAACGATGTGATCACCGTACGGCCCCACCGTCTGTTGTAAATAGTTTTCAGTTGGTGAAACCCGCCGCGAGCGCCTTCAAAACAGTCACCGACGGTGACCGGATTGTGTCACCGTGAAAAGCCCTCCGTCGGCCCGTGTGCCCGAGTGAATGTGAATGTGTGAGGCCGAGCGCCACGGATCGGGACACACAATCCGTCGCCCGAGTCCGGAGAGAGAAGCGTGGCCAATCCCGGAGAGTGGTGAGCCGCGTCAGCCAGGGAGTGGAAAATGCGGAAAATTCGTCCGTCAACACGGGCGCTCCGGGTGTGCACCGGCCAAATACGGCCAGAGGTCGACGCGCACATGCCGGAACATCCCAAGGTGCCCACAGACTggtctgtgtgggtgtgtgtggacAGTGAACAGTGCGAAACTCACACCACAGGCGGAAAGGACCAATAGGCGCCACACTCGATTCGACTACCTCGACCAGCACAGTTCCTCCGCGATCTGACCTCTACAATCCGTGCaggtgcgtgtgcgtgtttgtgtgtgcggatGGTTCCTGCGGAACACATCCCGAAAAACCGGAAGAGTACAAAAATAATAAGTTTATCAAACCGGACGAAAAATCCGATTCCGACGAGCGTGACGACGACAGGGCGCGCGTCCGCAAAagagtgtttgtgtgagagagagcgagagagagataatcGTCCCACTTTTTGGGTGCGTCCTGGTCCTGCGAAGAACCCCGTGAGCAGTGCACCGCCCGGTGAAGTGCGCCGGAAAACTGCAACGAAAGTGCAGCCCCACGAATGCGCTGGCCCCAAATATTGGCGTCCCAGCAAAACGGTGCGCCCGTGTCCTGTGCGCCCCTGGAGCGATCCTGGATCGATGGTCGCGAGTGAAACGGACCTAGCCAGCCGCCAGtagcgagtgagcgagcgagagagtgagtgagtcgGGCTGACACTTCCTGGAGCCTGGCGTGACTAGAGCCCGGAAGGCGCCCCAAATGACGAGCTGGGGGACGGTACTGGATTGAGCATTGAGTCTGTGGGTGATCTTacgaccggcggtggtggtggtggtggtggcggtggtgctgtggAGTTCGGTGTGACCTACTGAGGCCGCCAGTGTTTCAATCAAAAGTCCCATACGCGGCGGCGGGACGGTGTTCTGGCGTCGGCGTCTGGCGTTTGTCTGGTGAGATGGGCCTCGTTTTGCATTGaccgatagagagagagagagtgagcgagagggagagagagagagagcgaaaagctaccagacggcggcggcggcgtattAGTGTGTGACGTTTTGGTGATTTTTAGGCTCGGAGGACCCCCACAGGCGATCGGAGCCTTGCGCCACCCTTGGGGTTAGTTTCTTTGGTTTTGGCTTTTACCCGCAAATTAAaatcccggtggtggtccggtggtggtccggcggtggccaaaggaTTCCGGAAAAGtgtggcacacatacacagaccGCCGGACACACGAAAGGAAGGTCACACACGCCCGAGCAGCCGATTCGCTCGTTAGCCCGGACCAGAACCCTCCGGTGCAAGGACACGGCGGGCGACTCCGAAAATGGCGCCGTTCTCACCACTCTCTGCCAATAGTCGTCACCGCCGTGGGAGCGGCGAGTCCGAGTCCTTGTGTATGTGCGTGGAAGTGTGTGTCCTGGGCAGGGTTCCGGGGTTCCGGCAAGTGtaacaattaatttttgaGCTAGTTTTAATGAAGTCGACCCGGGGTTAACAGCCCGCCGAGTGTCAGGATCGCGCGTGAAGGCGTGGTGATCGTCGACGGGAGATTTTCCGGGGGGGTCCGAAGGATTATTCTGATAGCCCCCAAACCGTTACAGTGACGAGCGGAAGCAAGCGTTTTGTGGTGTGAAGGTGTGAAGGTGTGAAGTGAccgggaaaaaacaaatcgagtTTTGGGGAGCTGAATACTGACCCACCCCGCGGGTGACGCTGGGAGTGTGCCACCTCCTTGGGAGTCATCCAAATTCGTGCTGTCCAAGAGGTAAGCATCCAAGCAGCATATTTTAGTatattaaaatctatttcagCGTGTCTTGGTCTGTGCACAAAAATATGTGGTGACCTCGAAGGACGAGAGCCCACGGAGAACTCCGTGGTTGACGAGGTTGAACAACTTCGGTTAGCGTTGATTCCGTTTTTGAAGTACACCGATCGCCTGGTTGATTGCCAAACCGATTGATCattgattaatattttatttttttaatttttttgtggtgttatgttgctactcatgtcacttatggtgaaaagttcggacattttgaataatcagtcaattttggacagctgttttgcttggacgtacttatcttcgattttttctgccccaaaaaatggatggcaaagaatctgaatcaaattttgtgtaaaaagcGAAATTAAGAGCCCAgacgcattcgaaatgttgactgatTGCTCGGATTTGATGATTTCctcggatttgtgggaaaccaACAATTGGCTTTTGGAATTGGAAACTGAAGGGAGCCATGACAAGTCGACGCTACGCCATGATTGAGGATATAAAGACAGCATCGAATgacaaaaatgtttttatgGAGCGCTTCGGGGATTGTAGAAAACGCTGGCACAAttgtataatatctgatgggaattaatttaaagGGGACAAAAACCAATATATttggaaaaaacacaaatgtcGCGATACCTTTTAAATACAAAAAGTTGGCAAGGGCCACCAAATGTCAGCTCGAGCTAGAGCACAGGTTCTAGTACATCCAGTTCCAACTATTTACTATCATCAGAGATAAAAGATTTCggccaaaaaaagagaaagatcATCACGCACACGCTCAGAGTTTTGAAGGGTTCAGGTTAAATAGTAATCGGCATAGTAATTGCCCACCCATTTCCGGCGGTGAAAAGCTCAGC
The nucleotide sequence above comes from Anopheles bellator chromosome 1, idAnoBellAS_SP24_06.2, whole genome shotgun sequence. Encoded proteins:
- the LOC131216302 gene encoding WW domain-binding protein 4 — translated: MADYWKSNDRKFCDFCKCWIADNKASVQFHENGKRHQLSVQKRITEISRNSYKAQQEQNKIDADLKKMNDAAMKAYMQDISACADISSRELYEKQQQEEAKEAAAQAVGSAGPVAESAEPTGSRPKAPPKRGREADPFYLAGGDSDEDTKSYREKAAAKRKHSEDVAKADENRSMWVEAATDEGYTYYWNVKSGESVWECPPEGFMKKAEYEKLSKMAWQKQKETAESEAKYELENADEIAARLRRENMAQIFRQNRKAKEDFEKMADRKREAEADAKLDRARNPYGTWEKVEPRDVKPVDLQLPVVPAPLYVPSVAPEAPQPKFKEKVVDHVPAEVTATVSDAFVKKRKFQRNVRQRLDVD
- the LOC131216650 gene encoding perlucin-like, encoding MLGYAKSAVLLLCTVALCVNASPTSIDEQYPVTTRGGCDPQNGTSKRYYVYNNRGVTFFEAWRLCQSVGLRLATITSQDDSRLIAEAVQASSNSKGPWWVGGVDLGNKGIFVWISTNQLVGYGNGYFDFDVGQPDNSAGIEDCLEIARGEGVRWNDIRCDLRQRYICENVL
- the LOC131215261 gene encoding chymotrypsinogen B-like is translated as MLLLLGLFALFGDGSSAQCGVRQIKTRHLLTNGYETQVGDYPWHTAIFQLRPKPIYVCGGTLITAKVIVTSAHCVTMPGQSKARKPEERALAQVIPHETFSLNDIQDDIALLVTKDTVRFDDYVQPACLPSRGPQLAVSVIGTVVGWGYTEGKRVANVLRAATAPIVSHRQCRESNAAAFGGILNDNMFCAGWRNGTSPCNGDSGGGLFVRGASGSWTLLGIVAFSASGAQDENFCSTSDYTVFVDVAKYMVWLRRKLMRRDPGTRVCGPQSELPKRYIVQNGRNVTFLEAWRLCQGVGHRLATITNAEDSRLIAEAIKASSNSKGPWWVGGTDLGNEGMFVWISTNQPVGYGTGYFDYSAGQPDNAGGRENCLEIGRWGGVGWNDVPCDWNQRYICEHVG
- the LOC131213401 gene encoding perlucin-like produces the protein MRYVVLVFLFAAHHCVSSPPSRSNAAHERTDVGAPTSEEVSKRYYVFNSRGVTFFEAWRLCQSVGHRLATITNQNDTRSVEAAIQASSNSKGPWWIAGTDLGNEGVFVWISTNQPVGFRTGYSDYAPNQPDNAGGNEHCLEIGHDGGTWNDAACDAKHRYICEHGG